TTGTGTTTTTCAAAAATATTAGCCAGCTGGATTACATTTATGAAGCCAGCAAACACATTCCTCACACACAAAGAACATATTTCCCCCACAACAGTATAATGAAAAGATGGCTCTCGCTCCCAaaaaacaagtttctaaagacttgCCGTTGGAATGCTGATGACGTTGCCCACTATATACGCTTTCAGTGGCCTGATTGCGTCCAGACTCAGGAGAAGTCCGCACACAATGCGTCCCTGAGGTGATCAGCCTTATATGAACCCAGTGCGACTTTTGTGCGCCTAGAACTGTCTTTTAAGTGATTATCATATTCTGATAGCAGAAGTAGCATCTATGTGTCAAGTGTAGACATGCCCTTAGAACTAACTTATTAGACATCTCAGAAACTAGTGCATAGCCTTTTACCTATATAAAGACAGAACAATCCCCTCGGTAGGAGTTACATGAAATGTGTTACCTCTGAAGAAGCAGAGTCCAGGTGGTCACTCAGTATCTTGGTGTACGAGTCCGAGATATTGGAAATGTTCAGGTATCCCAGAAGGCCGCTGGGCAGGTTAATCGTCACCTCTAAATCTGCCACCTCCTTCACACAGCCCAGCAGTAGGGTACCCACCTTCAGGCTCTGGGggtaaaacacacaaaaaaaaaacaggattGTGTTCATTAGTAATCAACCAGAATAAAATGTACCGAAACAGAGGGACTCCCTGAacgtgtccaataagaaacactttttttttacccctttccCTGTTACACAACCTTTAAAGAAAAAATTGCAACGTTGTGCCCTTATGAGCATGACCCAGGTTCAGATCACATTCAAAGGGTGTGCAAAGGAAATGAGATGGCAGAGAAATATAAAATGTTAAAAAGTATGTTGTTGATTGAACTTACTTTTAACTGTAGGATATCTATAGAGGTTGTTGTATTGAGCTTCAGCGCCTCCTCTTTGCTCGTCCTTTGCCTCTTAGCTTTCTTCAAGGCATCCCCTTTCTGTCCCTTCCTTTTCTTGGATTCCTCTGATGTATGTGTCTGAAAGGGTCAACCACAATAGTATCTTTACTGACAGACAGAATACTGTTTGAGATGCACATTTGAGCTtatctctggtccagggcgtCAGTAGGTTGCATTGTCGCCAGAGTGTCAGTCGGCTGCACTGTCGCGAACGAATCTCTGGACCAGAGCTAATTAGAGCTAAACCACAACAAGGTTCGTATATCACATTGATGATCGACTAGActcatttttttttatacctcGAACAGATTGTCCACTTCTGTATGCCTTCTCACAGGTTCTGCTTTACTTTCAGTGGTCTGCTTGGTTTTACCTCCGCGAGGGAAGTCCTCCTCCGTTGATGCCATGGTTGTTTACTGATTTAAAGGTCTACAGACAAAATACACAGTGAATGTTATCAATCAGAGAGGAAAGGGGGTGATAAGGGTTATTTTAGAACACatgccagtggtggaaaaagcacaccattttcatacttgagtaaaagtaaagatagctTTAAAGAAATTAACTCAAGTAAAAAGTTAGTCACCCTgtaaaatacgacttgagtaaaagtctaaaagtattgggTGTCAAATGTACTAAGTATCAAACATagaatacataaaaaataaaaaaaaatgcctatattaagcaaaccagacgacacGATGTTCTTGTTTTTATTAGGATAGCCATgggcacagttcaacactcagacaaAATTTACAatcgaagcatttgtgtttagtgagtctgccagatctgAGGCAGTAAggattaccagggatgttctcttgataagtgcgtgaattggacaattGTCCGGTcgtgctaagcattcaaaatgtaacgagtacttttgggtgtcagggaaaatgtatggagtaaaacgtacattattttctttagaaatgtagtcaaaaatatgaatactaaagtaaagtacagataccccaaaaaacgacttaagtactaCTTAAAAGTATTTTAACACCACTGCACATGTCAAGCAATGTATGATTGTACAGTTTCATATATCTACTATTTCTAATACACCTATGATAAAGCTTTTGATTGTGAACACTTTGGCATTGCTACATCCACATTGAATGTATTATTTACCTTCTGCTTTACAAAATACTTAGCTAGAATCTTGATGGCTTGCTACATCCCCACTAGCACATCCCAAAACATCAGCAGCATTGCTAACCTTAGCTAGTAAGCTACAGTCCATTAGCATGCAAGCTATACGTACCAGACAATCGGTTAAAACACAAAAATACAACAATCAATACGTGCCAAGGTTTTCCTCGATTCTACATGTTTATAAAAATGTAACATCTACCAGCAAactctaccttttttttaaaatatcCAGTTCAGAAGTTGGTATGCAAACTCACATGTGTGGATCAGAAGCACACCATGTTTTCAAACCGGAAACGAACTTCAGTGGGCGTTTCCCTAATTGTCCATTCACGTCCATCTTTAGAGTGATTGACGTTTCAACAAACCTATCACTGTCCAATTTTACAATAAAAAGGCGGGGTTATTCATTGACTGACGTTAGCTTCGTCCAGAAAAATTGGTTCATTAAACACTAACCACTGAACATGCGCAATAGAGAGTAGGCGGGACTTCCTGATACTTTTAGCATTTCGGCCTCTCTCGTTGAAGGGCACTTGTTCAATTTCGTGCACGGTGAAGGTAAGAATAGTGACAATCAATATAACATCTAGCTTTATTCATTTCCCTACGTTTTATAACAGCGTTGTCCAGGACGCTGTTGCTTGTGGTGTCTCTAAAATGCCCGTTTGGTTTGTCAGTACAAATTAATCTTGCTAGCCAATATTGCAAACGTTAGCGAGGTAGCAAATAATCTGTCTTGAGCTAACGTTAACCTCTAgcggtagctaactagctactgccTGTCAGGTACTGTTTTTGAATGAAAGTGAACCAGCTAACAAACTAACAATACCCACACAAATATAGCAGTCCGCTTTGGGTTGAATGGTACCACACAATTGCATGATATAATTActgtaactagctaacgttacgttagCTCATTTGTTTTCACTGTTGTGGGAAGAAACTGCCTGGCTTGCAGACCGTTAGGCTTGTCAACTAGGGCTACTGAGGGTCAATGTTTGACAGGCAAGTTGTCTTGAGTAATTATTCTCCCCCCGAGTACTGACATTAACGTCTTGCGCGTGGGTGTTAGAAATAGGCAATTCCATAATTTGTGGTTGGCATTACTTTTACTTGCCCTCTGTAATCCTCCCACTATTAATGCATTGTAATTGACTAAGTAATCTATTTCTCTCTGGACCAGCTACTATCCAACATGGGCGGACACGACGCAGGAACCAGTCACCAGTTTACTGGTTTTGCCAAGTACTTCAATGCATACACAATCACAGGCAGGAGGAACGTAAGTTCATGCATGAATTACTGTGCAAGATGGTGTACAACCAGTTCACATTCTCAGAAAGGTCACACGTGTGTTATTCTGTCCACAGTGTGTCTTGCTCACATATGCAAGCATAGCCACCATTGCCCTCTTCTTCAAGTTGAAGCCCAAGAAACAGGCGGCTGTCACAGCAAAGTGATGTGAGTGTATTGCATAGGATACCGTCAGTTTCTCGTACCCATTTTGTCTAGCAAACTTACCATTTTATAAAGACTGCACTGTTTTATTCAGAAATGTGTATGACTAATCGGGAGTCTTTGTATGGACAATACATGTTTCTGCCTGGTGGAAAGCTAACTGTATATTTCCAATGTGTTCTTATTTCCCCACAGGTGTCCTGACTGTTCTGTAGTATAGTGGTCGGAAGTTTGGCGGCAGCTGGATGTGCTTGTAAGAAATAAGGCCATTATTTGGCATCACTGTGTTATTAACAATAAAAACAATGTACAATTTAACCCACCAAGTCAttaaaaaagtgttttatttacaCAATATGCACCAGTATAAAATACTCTATACAGCATGACAGCTACATAAAGCTGTTTGTGGCAGTGAAACATGGTCTCTTTAATAGGCTAGTAATGGCACTCTTTTTAGGGGAGTAGGGTGACATTGCACCTAGACACTGGTCCTGGGTCAGTGTTGCATTTCCCCACTAAGGATTAAGATTTGAGAGGACAAGCTTATCCTGGATCTGTATCTAGGGGCAGTTTCACCCCTGAGCCATTTTAGGCTGGGTGGGCTCAatcagatcctagatcagcttgATGGTGCTGCAGCTTTTGGAACAACCATGATCCTTAGGTCTGCATCACAGTAGACACACTTCAGTTGGGCATTTTGCTTTGATCCACTGTGGTTGGATAAGACTTTTGTAATTTCTCATCTCACACAaccccagtttttttttttttttagcagggggttctctgaatgtcctcatgGGTTGTAGGCCCCTGCAGCCAGCAGTAGGTTCCTGCGGGTGAAGTGCAGGTGAATGACAGGGGTGGACTTGGTCATGTAGGTGCCTAGCAACAGCTCCTGGGAGTTCTCTGGTAGATGGATGTGACCTGTTGCTGCGGTGAAGTCATCCAGCTCCACATCATCAAAGGCCTTCAGTGTATCCCACAGTTTAACAGTGTTATCCATTGAGCCTGGAAAATATTATTATATAAGTGGAGTGGTGGAAAACTACAAGCATACATTTCTTGTAGACCCAATATCCCCCTAAACCATACTGTGCTTGCTCAGATATTGTCTTTTCACATTGTCTTAAGTATGGTGGGTGCATGACCAGGCCAGCACAAagggctcagtagtgtgaaaaggctATTACATGTCAGTAAAGGGACACCAACCTGAGGCTAGTATCTCTCCGTCCCTGCTGAACTTGAGGGCGTAGATGGTGTCAGTATGTCCCTTCAGCTCTCCGACCATCAGGCCGTGACCAACGTCCCACAGTAGAACCCTCCCGTCAGTTGCTCCCGAGGCCATGAACTTCCCATTGGGGGAGAAGGCCAGGGAATGAATGGGGCCCTGAGAACCAAACCGGTTTGAGATATGGAGGCTGTAACATCACACATACTACTCTTGTTGTGTACAGTATGCAATAAGTTATTCCAAATTGTACAAAAGGACATGTTACTCAGGGTTGTGAAATAAATTTAGGCTGTTCCTCCTCCCTTTCAAGGTGTAGTCTCCCATTTTGTGCCTACTAAACCTTGAACACCAAACCATCTTATGAGACATTCTATTGGGAGAGAACAGATCACCGGGTACCCTACAACCTTGAACTCTTTGTACCTTGTGACCCGTGAGGATGCGGACACAGTTTCCAGTCAGGACGTCCCAGAGGCGGATGGTACGGTCAGCTGAACCCGTGGCCACGTAGTTGGAGTTAGGGTGAAAGCGGGTGCACGTGATGTCAGCCAGGTGACCAGCGAACATACGCAGGGGCTGGTAGTGGTCAGTCGCCCACAGACTGCAGGAGAAGACCAAGCAAAACCTCAAAGACCAGTGGCTGTTTTCTTGTGACCCAtcaggtaaacaaaaccaaatTAGTCAGGCTTTTTCTCTAGACATAAATTAAGCCTTGAAAGCCCTGTCAATAGAAGatttccattgaacatccttTTCAGTCCAGGAAACAGGCCTAAAGAATGCCATTCATCAATTGCATTGAAACAAATGGAACATTAGGTATTTATAAGGGTTCTTACCGAGCGACTCGGTCATGTCCCCCAGAGATAAAGTAGTAACCATAGGGTGAGAACTGAGTGTCCCAGACAGGGTAGTTGTGTCCTTTATACCCCACCAGACAGGTGAATGTCTGCAGACTCCACAGTCTGACCGTACCGTCCTCAGAACTGGACAACAGGTAGTTCCTAAAAATACATGATTAGAGGAGAATTGAAGTTAACAGTAGAAATAAGAACACTAGAAAAGACCGTAACTCTAGTGTTTCAAACCTCTATGAAGTTTACAGTTAATTCAAACTATGTATCCTTGCCTCCTAACATTAGTCCAATACGCCACACTACATGATACACCCTGGTCCAGTTCTCCAAGGACAGATTAAgcatagtcctggactaaaaagcccttagaccaggggtgtcaaacagtGTCGTTTCTTGACTGTCCAGCTAACTAATAAtcactagacagtcagggagcataaAAATTCCATTAACACTGTATAGTGGACTCCTTTTTAGAAACATTTGACGTCAAGGAAATAAGACAGCTTCAGTGCGGCCttccaaactagaggtcgaccgattaatcagggccgatttaaagttttcataacaattggaaatctgtatttttgggcgccgatttgcagatttaaaaaatatatatgttttatacctttatttaactaggcaagtcagttaagaacacattcttattttcaatgacggcctaggaacggtgggttaactgccttgttcaggagcagaatgacagattttcaccttgtcagctcgggggatccaatcttgcagccttaaagttaactagtccaacgcaataacgacctgcctctctcgcgttgcactccacaaggagactgcctgttacacgaatgcagtaagccaaggtaagttgctagctagcattaaacttatcttataaacttatcttatcttattatattaagttaaaataagtgttcattcagtattgttgtaattgtcattattacaaataaataaataaaaatcagccgattaatcagtatcggcttttaaggtcctccaataatcggtatcggcgttgataaatcatagtcggtcgacctctattccaGACCTCATTGAAGATCGAATGCGGCCCCCGGGGCAAAATCAGTTCGACACCCCTTACCTTATACATTCTCCATTGAGCATTCTTCATTATCCAGGACCAGATTTAATCTGAGTTTGGGAAAGTGTCCCCCCCACTGATCACTTTATAGCATCTTACCTGTCAGGGCTGAAGCTGATGCCGTATACTGGTCCACTGTGTCCGTACAGGATCTTAGACTCACTGGCCGTCTTCTCATCCATGATCCTCTCCAACACGTCATCAGACTCTTTATCAATATTACTCAGGTCtacagggagatgagagagaggtagcAGATTTAAAGTCATGGTTACTATCAATTTATGTGCAAGCTTATGATCTCAAGTTCAACAATGGTTATAGATGGCTTGTGGAATGCTACTTTCAGCCTTGGTCATAACATGTGTTTGGATGTGTGCATGATGTATTGTATGTTATCTCTGTGGTCACCATTGTCATTTACCTGCTGCAGATTTGACCCGGCGTAgtttcttgggtgtgacgctccACACCCTAACGGTGGAGTCAGCGAAGCCCCCCGCGATCAGACTGGAGTCATCTGTGAAGTCCACCGCTGTCAGACCCTACAGGTCAAAGGTCAAGACAGAATACTGTATGTTACCGTATAGTTTTGTGGTAATACTGTGAGTAAAAGTTTTATTCACAATATTAAATACTGATGCTTTAGAAGCTTCACGTTGAGAACACTAAGCTCATCACAAAGTTTTTGTCAACATTGAAATCAAGTTATACTTGTATACTAATAAAGTTGTCATTCAAACATTCAAAATCCATATCCAAGCATGGCTGACCTGGTAAGCGTTGAGGAAGGAGTAGAAACAGATGGAGGGTAGGTTGTCTGGGCCCAGACGAATCTTCTTCGTGGCCTCCTTCATGTTCATGATCTTATCCAG
This sequence is a window from Oncorhynchus mykiss isolate Arlee chromosome 13, USDA_OmykA_1.1, whole genome shotgun sequence. Protein-coding genes within it:
- the LOC110485752 gene encoding ATP synthase membrane subunit DAPIT, mitochondrial; protein product: MGGHDAGTSHQFTGFAKYFNAYTITGRRNCVLLTYASIATIALFFKLKPKKQAAVTAK